One part of the Bacteroidia bacterium genome encodes these proteins:
- a CDS encoding (2Fe-2S)-binding protein — protein MTKEITITLNGEKQSLEVEPRLLLVHLIRENLNQTGTHIGCDTSSCGACTILVDGKSIKSCTMLAIQADGKEIITVEGLATTEGLHPIQEGFKENHGLHCGFCTPGMMMRAVELLENNPNPTEEEIRWGISGNLCRCTGYNNIVKAIQYAGAKIRGDELPSTEPEFV, from the coding sequence ATGACAAAGGAAATAACCATTACCCTTAATGGAGAAAAACAAAGCCTGGAAGTGGAACCCCGACTCCTTTTGGTTCACTTGATCCGGGAAAACCTCAACCAAACAGGTACTCACATTGGCTGCGATACCAGTAGCTGTGGAGCTTGTACTATTTTGGTTGATGGCAAATCGATAAAGTCTTGTACTATGCTGGCTATTCAGGCAGATGGTAAAGAGATTATCACCGTAGAAGGTCTGGCTACTACAGAAGGCCTTCATCCAATTCAAGAAGGCTTTAAAGAAAATCATGGTCTTCACTGTGGATTTTGTACCCCTGGTATGATGATGCGTGCAGTAGAACTTTTGGAAAATAATCCCAACCCGACTGAAGAAGAAATTCGCTGGGGTATTTCCGGAAACCTTTGCCGTTGCACTGGCTACAATAATATCGTGAAAGCGATCCAGTATGCTGGAGCAAAGATCCGTGGAGACGAATTGCCATCCACTGAACCAGAGTTCGTTTAA
- a CDS encoding glycosyl hydrolase, translating into MNTKLSWVIIGLLCSALLFACNAPKQQTIEVATSTRAKFEPEDGQVLLFIGQEMDAIGGLEDFNDGYLDHFDTPGGFTMYTNFSPGGNSFGHIRKGLDGIWSDDNWGDSISNMSRQLADPDFQHLALAIGLEFVDHDAQVAKGAHDELIIKLGEFIKSLGRRPVFLRIGYEFSGAWNHYDQKNYLKAFKRIRDTYEEMGIENIAYVWQSHGWDEPMDHLEAWYPGDEYVDWVGYSFFSRFDETNMIEFARKHKKPLFIAEATANVSSGTTKVDGKTKEIRLDNPEQAAEAKEKWFKPFFKTIDENPDVVKAISYINCNWRSHAMWEQNPTFQGVDARLQLSEDLSAFWMEETSKAKYLKSDPKLWDHLWRKE; encoded by the coding sequence ATGAATACAAAACTCAGTTGGGTTATTATAGGCCTGTTGTGCTCTGCACTCCTTTTCGCCTGCAATGCTCCTAAACAACAAACAATAGAAGTAGCGACTTCAACACGGGCTAAATTTGAACCGGAAGATGGGCAGGTGCTCTTATTTATTGGCCAGGAAATGGATGCGATCGGTGGGCTGGAAGATTTTAATGATGGCTATTTAGATCATTTCGATACGCCCGGAGGATTTACCATGTATACCAATTTCAGTCCCGGCGGCAATTCCTTTGGGCATATAAGAAAAGGACTCGATGGAATATGGAGTGATGATAATTGGGGAGACAGCATCAGCAATATGTCAAGGCAATTGGCTGATCCTGACTTTCAACATCTGGCATTGGCCATCGGACTTGAATTCGTTGACCATGATGCTCAAGTTGCAAAGGGTGCACATGATGAACTCATCATAAAGTTGGGAGAATTTATCAAGAGTCTGGGCAGGCGACCTGTCTTTCTGAGAATAGGCTATGAATTTAGCGGAGCCTGGAATCATTATGATCAGAAAAACTACCTCAAAGCTTTCAAGAGAATCAGAGATACATATGAAGAAATGGGCATCGAAAACATTGCCTATGTCTGGCAGTCTCATGGTTGGGACGAGCCCATGGATCATCTGGAAGCCTGGTATCCGGGAGATGAGTATGTGGATTGGGTAGGCTATTCTTTCTTTTCCAGATTTGATGAAACGAACATGATCGAATTTGCCCGCAAACATAAGAAACCTCTTTTCATTGCAGAAGCCACAGCCAATGTTTCTAGCGGAACCACCAAAGTCGATGGCAAAACCAAAGAAATAAGACTCGACAATCCGGAACAGGCAGCAGAAGCTAAAGAGAAATGGTTCAAGCCTTTTTTCAAAACCATAGATGAAAATCCGGATGTTGTAAAGGCAATCAGCTATATCAACTGCAACTGGAGAAGCCATGCCATGTGGGAACAAAATCCGACCTTTCAAGGAGTAGATGCCCGCTTGCAGTTGAGCGAAGATCTCAGTGCCTTTTGGATGGAAGAGACAAGCAAAGCCAAATATCTGAAATCTGATCCTAAACTCTGGGATCATTTGTGGAGGAAAGAATAG
- a CDS encoding cell division protein ZapA, which yields MNRLAAKKNLEKLSININIFGRQFPAKVNEEEALVIEEAAKAINAKIKAFKRQYKTQDDLNIAIMCCLDIMTEHLGYKNKEADAAKEILNELSVLEEKLDYNIQLSGE from the coding sequence GTGAATAGATTGGCCGCGAAGAAGAATTTGGAAAAGCTCTCTATCAATATAAACATATTTGGTCGTCAATTTCCTGCTAAGGTTAATGAGGAAGAGGCATTGGTTATCGAGGAGGCAGCGAAAGCGATCAACGCAAAAATTAAGGCTTTCAAAAGACAGTATAAAACTCAGGATGATCTGAATATAGCTATAATGTGTTGTCTGGATATTATGACCGAGCATCTTGGTTATAAGAATAAAGAAGCAGATGCAGCAAAGGAAATCTTGAATGAACTGTCGGTTTTGGAAGAAAAACTGGACTATAATATTCAACTATCAGGAGAATAG
- a CDS encoding sugar porter family MFS transporter translates to MKNTSYIIRTALTVALGGFLFGFDAVVISGVNSYIISQWGLGDLELGWAVASLTLIASVTMFLVGPLSDRIGRKKVLAIGAVAFAISALGSALAPNYLIFVMFRMLGGVGVGAALVIGPLYIAEISPGNLRGRMVSFNQLNIVIAFTVAYFTNLMIRNMIVDDSAWRWMLGLEVVPAVLFFFALFFVPESPRWLLMQNRDDEALDILKKANGDSEGETEMKNIKDSIAEEANKPKSSLRDVFAPAMKKVMFIGIVIAVLQQITGINSVFFYANMIFEQSGIGTDAAFTQAVFVGIINLVFTLVAMAVIDRLGRRPLMIIGVAGIVVSMFFLSYQFGQAGYNLTSESISTLDTEIQEKLQPVLGQSFEDDVDFKNSMLALLGEDVMQEKESSLISAAISINPILVLMGILSFVASFAISLGPVMWVLLSELFPNRIRGIAISVAAGINSVVSFLVQLIFPWELANLGTSLTFLIYGIFGIIGLALILRSLPETKGKSLEELEEMLVN, encoded by the coding sequence ATGAAAAATACAAGTTACATCATTAGAACTGCCTTAACGGTAGCTCTTGGCGGCTTCCTTTTTGGCTTTGATGCTGTGGTTATTTCCGGTGTCAATAGCTATATCATATCTCAATGGGGATTGGGGGATCTTGAATTAGGTTGGGCGGTTGCCAGTCTTACACTTATAGCAAGTGTTACCATGTTTTTAGTGGGACCTTTGAGTGATCGGATTGGTCGAAAAAAGGTTTTGGCTATTGGAGCCGTTGCTTTTGCCATTTCTGCCTTGGGTTCGGCATTGGCACCCAACTACCTGATATTCGTCATGTTCAGAATGCTGGGCGGAGTAGGAGTAGGAGCCGCTTTGGTGATAGGCCCACTTTATATAGCAGAAATATCTCCCGGCAATTTGAGAGGTCGAATGGTCTCTTTTAATCAGCTCAATATTGTAATAGCTTTTACCGTCGCCTATTTCACTAACCTTATGATTCGCAATATGATTGTGGATGATTCGGCCTGGCGATGGATGTTAGGACTGGAAGTAGTACCAGCTGTTCTCTTTTTCTTCGCCTTGTTTTTTGTACCGGAAAGTCCCCGTTGGCTATTGATGCAAAATCGAGATGATGAAGCCCTGGATATTCTGAAAAAAGCGAATGGAGATTCGGAGGGGGAAACAGAGATGAAAAATATTAAAGATAGCATAGCAGAAGAAGCGAATAAACCCAAATCAAGTCTCCGCGATGTTTTTGCTCCGGCAATGAAAAAGGTGATGTTTATCGGGATTGTTATTGCAGTTCTTCAACAGATTACGGGTATAAATTCTGTATTCTTTTATGCAAATATGATCTTTGAGCAATCGGGAATAGGAACAGACGCCGCATTTACCCAGGCAGTATTTGTAGGGATCATCAATTTGGTATTTACCCTGGTTGCGATGGCAGTGATCGATCGTCTCGGGAGAAGACCTCTTATGATTATAGGAGTGGCTGGAATTGTGGTAAGTATGTTTTTTCTTTCCTATCAATTTGGCCAGGCAGGATACAATTTAACAAGCGAATCCATCAGTACTTTGGATACGGAAATTCAGGAAAAGCTTCAGCCGGTTTTAGGACAGAGCTTTGAAGATGATGTCGATTTCAAAAATTCCATGCTTGCACTTTTGGGAGAAGATGTCATGCAAGAGAAGGAATCTTCCCTTATATCAGCCGCAATTAGTATCAATCCCATTTTGGTATTAATGGGAATACTAAGCTTTGTTGCTTCTTTTGCGATTTCTCTTGGGCCGGTTATGTGGGTCTTGTTGTCAGAATTATTTCCCAATAGAATAAGAGGAATTGCTATATCGGTAGCAGCAGGAATAAATTCAGTTGTGAGCTTCCTGGTTCAATTAATTTTCCCCTGGGAGTTGGCGAATTTGGGGACTTCCCTCACCTTCTTAATCTATGGAATATTTGGGATCATTGGACTTGCCCTGATTCTAAGAAGCCTGCCAGAAACCAAGGGTAAGAGCCTGGAAGAACTGGAAGAAATGCTTGTCAACTAA
- a CDS encoding glycoside hydrolase family 43 protein, whose translation MPKVNNPILRGFNPDPSIIRVGQDYYIATSTFEWFPGVQIHHSRDLKNWQLISRPLNRLSQLDLLGNPDSCGVWAPCLSYDKGTFYLAYTNVRSFDGPWKDTPNYLLTTEDIHSDHWSDPIYMNSSGFDPSLFHDEDGRKWWTNMIVDHRNNKLFGGIVLQEYDEQAKKLTGPIRHIFEGTELGGTEAPHFYKRNGYYYLITAEGGTEYNHAISLARSRHIEGPYELHPHNPIISAKEDPDNYLQKAGHGDWVETENGRIYIVFLVGRPLSKRGRCITGRETAIEELEWREDDWLYAKAGRLPRKEVELPDLPEHPFPAEAKRDDFDSSTLSIHFQSLRVPMTEDWLSLKARPGFMRLTGRESLSSFHRQSLIARRVQEKHIRASTLVEFEPKNYQQMAGLVCYYNSYHWHYLYIYGEGGEKRLNIISCDKYQSTEPLETPLFLGNQERVVLGLDFDGPNLQFFCREEEGLWEKVGPLLDGSILSDDYVQDAENRYRPAFTGAFVGICCQDLSGRKLHADFDWFEYEELSKD comes from the coding sequence ATGCCTAAAGTTAATAATCCTATCCTCAGAGGCTTCAATCCCGATCCTTCAATTATTCGTGTAGGTCAGGATTACTATATCGCAACCTCTACGTTCGAATGGTTTCCAGGGGTACAGATCCATCATAGCCGAGACCTGAAAAACTGGCAATTGATTTCTCGTCCCCTCAATCGCCTATCACAGCTAGATCTTCTGGGCAATCCGGATTCCTGCGGAGTCTGGGCTCCTTGTCTGAGCTATGATAAGGGGACCTTTTATTTGGCTTATACCAATGTAAGAAGCTTTGACGGCCCCTGGAAAGATACCCCCAATTACCTGCTAACTACAGAGGATATCCATTCCGATCATTGGTCAGATCCTATTTATATGAACTCTTCGGGCTTTGATCCTTCTTTGTTTCATGACGAAGATGGGCGAAAGTGGTGGACAAATATGATTGTGGATCATAGGAACAATAAACTTTTTGGGGGCATTGTCTTGCAAGAGTATGATGAGCAGGCGAAAAAACTGACAGGGCCTATCAGACATATTTTTGAAGGAACAGAACTCGGCGGTACAGAGGCGCCCCATTTTTATAAAAGAAATGGCTACTACTATCTGATAACCGCAGAAGGAGGCACCGAATACAATCATGCAATTTCCCTTGCAAGATCCCGACACATAGAAGGTCCATATGAACTTCATCCTCACAATCCTATTATTTCTGCTAAAGAAGATCCGGACAATTATTTGCAAAAGGCAGGACATGGAGATTGGGTAGAAACGGAAAACGGAAGGATCTACATTGTCTTTTTAGTTGGCCGTCCACTGAGCAAGAGAGGCAGATGTATTACAGGTAGAGAAACAGCCATTGAAGAATTAGAATGGAGAGAAGATGATTGGTTGTATGCCAAAGCCGGAAGGCTTCCAAGGAAAGAAGTGGAACTGCCCGATTTACCCGAACATCCTTTTCCAGCAGAAGCTAAGCGAGATGATTTTGATTCCTCAACATTGAGCATCCATTTCCAATCCCTTCGTGTACCCATGACAGAAGATTGGCTCAGTCTGAAAGCCCGGCCCGGTTTTATGCGATTGACAGGAAGAGAATCTTTGAGTTCCTTTCATCGTCAAAGCCTGATCGCCAGAAGGGTTCAGGAAAAACATATACGTGCATCTACCTTAGTTGAATTTGAACCGAAAAATTACCAACAAATGGCTGGTCTGGTTTGCTATTACAACAGCTATCATTGGCATTACCTATATATCTATGGAGAAGGAGGGGAGAAACGCCTGAACATCATCAGCTGTGATAAATATCAAAGTACTGAACCACTTGAGACTCCTCTATTTCTTGGCAATCAGGAAAGGGTAGTGCTAGGGCTGGACTTCGATGGCCCCAATCTCCAGTTTTTTTGTCGGGAAGAGGAAGGACTTTGGGAAAAAGTAGGTCCGCTCCTGGATGGGAGCATCTTATCTGATGACTATGTACAGGATGCAGAGAATCGCTATCGTCCTGCTTTCACCGGAGCATTTGTGGGAATTTGCTGCCAGGATCTTTCCGGGAGGAAGTTACATGCCGATTTTGACTGGTTCGAATATGAAGAATTATCCAAAGACTAA
- the rny gene encoding ribonuclease Y, protein MDPITIGIAIGGLLIGIVVGYLINRSILSSANNKMIETAKVKAENIIQQAELKGENIKQERISKANEKYQQLKGKFEHNAKKQKEKLDVLQNKLKQRESNLQSREDKTKREAQRIKNSQDQVDSIRENLEKQMNILSKKQDEVETLRQKQVKDLEKIAGLSAEEAKANMIEALKQEAATEASAHIKEIVEEAKLTATKQAKKIVIETIQRTAAEQAIENTVTVFPLENDEIKGRIIGREGRNIRALEMATGIEIIVDDTPEAIILSGFDPVRREIARLSLHKLVTDGRIHPARIEEVVNKTRKKIEEEIIETGERTVIDLNIHGLKPELIRMVGRMKYRSSYGQNLLKHSREVANLCAIMAAELGLDVKKAKRAGLLHDIGKVAEDHSDLPHALLGMEIAKKAGENAQVCNAIGAHHDEIEMTSLISPIIQACDAISGSRPGARREIVESYIKRLKDLEELGLSYPGVLKTYAIQAGRELRVIVESEKVSDEKADKLAFDISQKIMKDMQYPGHIKITVIREKRAIAYAK, encoded by the coding sequence ATGGACCCGATTACAATTGGAATCGCAATAGGAGGCCTGCTGATAGGGATTGTTGTAGGATACCTCATCAATCGATCTATCCTTTCTTCCGCAAATAATAAGATGATTGAAACAGCCAAAGTTAAAGCTGAAAACATCATCCAACAGGCAGAATTGAAAGGAGAAAACATCAAGCAAGAAAGAATTAGCAAGGCGAACGAGAAGTACCAGCAATTGAAAGGGAAGTTTGAACACAACGCCAAAAAGCAAAAAGAGAAGCTTGACGTTCTTCAAAACAAACTGAAACAAAGAGAGTCAAACCTTCAATCCCGAGAAGATAAGACCAAAAGAGAAGCTCAGCGCATCAAGAACAGTCAGGACCAGGTAGACTCGATTCGCGAAAACCTGGAAAAGCAAATGAATATTCTGTCTAAGAAACAGGATGAAGTTGAAACGCTGAGACAAAAACAGGTGAAAGACCTGGAAAAGATCGCTGGCCTTTCCGCTGAAGAAGCGAAAGCCAATATGATCGAAGCCCTTAAGCAAGAAGCTGCAACAGAAGCTTCTGCACATATCAAAGAGATCGTAGAGGAAGCCAAACTGACTGCTACCAAGCAAGCCAAAAAGATCGTGATTGAAACGATTCAGCGGACTGCAGCAGAACAGGCAATTGAAAATACGGTTACGGTTTTCCCGCTCGAAAATGATGAGATCAAAGGTCGTATCATTGGTAGAGAAGGACGGAACATCCGCGCACTGGAAATGGCTACAGGAATTGAAATCATCGTGGATGATACCCCTGAAGCTATCATCCTTTCCGGTTTTGATCCGGTCAGAAGAGAGATTGCTCGTCTGTCTTTGCACAAACTGGTTACAGACGGAAGGATTCACCCCGCTCGTATCGAAGAGGTAGTAAACAAAACCCGCAAGAAGATCGAAGAAGAAATCATCGAAACGGGCGAAAGAACTGTCATCGACCTCAACATTCACGGACTCAAGCCAGAGCTGATCCGAATGGTAGGTAGAATGAAATACCGTTCTTCTTACGGACAAAACCTCTTAAAGCACTCACGCGAAGTAGCCAACCTTTGTGCCATCATGGCAGCAGAATTGGGACTGGATGTGAAGAAAGCAAAACGTGCCGGTCTCCTGCATGATATTGGTAAAGTGGCTGAGGATCATTCGGATTTACCTCACGCATTATTGGGGATGGAAATCGCCAAGAAAGCCGGGGAAAATGCACAGGTCTGCAATGCGATCGGTGCTCACCACGACGAAATCGAAATGACTTCCCTCATCTCACCTATCATCCAGGCTTGTGATGCCATCAGTGGTTCACGTCCGGGAGCAAGGAGAGAGATTGTGGAAAGCTATATCAAGCGACTCAAAGACCTTGAGGAACTTGGCTTGTCTTATCCAGGTGTACTTAAAACCTACGCCATTCAGGCAGGTAGAGAGTTGCGCGTGATCGTAGAAAGTGAAAAAGTCAGCGATGAAAAAGCAGATAAACTCGCTTTCGACATTTCCCAGAAGATCATGAAGGATATGCAATATCCAGGACACATCAAGATCACCGTGATCAGAGAAAAAAGAGCAATTGCTTACGCCAAGTAA
- a CDS encoding xanthine dehydrogenase family protein subunit M: MIPAPFDYYAPTTLDEAISLLQELGDEAKILAGGHSLLPMMKLRFASPEQLIDINNIPGLSYIKEEDGFLKIGALTKEAELEHSDTIPGKYPIFLDATKLIADPQVRNMGTIGGNLAHGDAANDHPAVMLAMRAEVVATGPEGQRTIPIDEFFYGFYMTALGETDILTEIRIPIPAAGTGNAYHKLERKVGDYATAGVAVQLTLDSEGVCTYAGIGLTNVNPTPLRAERSEQALLGNKLTEEVIAQAAQFASEDCNPSDDLRGDEEYKRAMVGVLTKRMIHKAMERAQ, encoded by the coding sequence ATGATACCAGCCCCGTTTGACTACTATGCTCCGACGACGCTAGATGAAGCGATTTCCTTATTGCAGGAACTTGGGGACGAAGCAAAGATTCTCGCAGGAGGCCATAGCCTGTTGCCGATGATGAAATTGCGGTTTGCCTCTCCGGAACAATTGATTGACATTAACAATATTCCGGGTCTTTCTTATATCAAGGAAGAAGATGGTTTCCTGAAAATAGGGGCGCTTACCAAAGAAGCGGAATTGGAACACTCGGACACTATTCCCGGCAAGTATCCCATCTTCCTGGATGCAACGAAATTGATTGCAGATCCTCAGGTAAGAAATATGGGTACTATCGGGGGAAACCTTGCACATGGCGATGCGGCTAATGACCATCCGGCAGTGATGCTGGCGATGCGTGCGGAAGTCGTAGCTACCGGCCCCGAAGGCCAGAGAACCATTCCTATTGACGAATTCTTTTATGGATTTTACATGACTGCTTTAGGCGAGACTGATATCCTGACAGAAATTCGTATCCCGATCCCCGCTGCCGGAACAGGCAATGCTTATCATAAGCTCGAAAGAAAAGTAGGGGATTATGCGACTGCTGGAGTTGCTGTTCAACTCACGTTGGATAGTGAGGGTGTTTGTACCTATGCAGGCATCGGACTTACCAATGTGAATCCTACTCCTCTTCGTGCAGAGAGATCTGAGCAAGCACTTTTGGGCAACAAACTTACGGAAGAAGTTATTGCTCAGGCCGCTCAATTCGCATCTGAAGATTGTAATCCTTCTGATGACCTACGGGGAGACGAGGAATACAAAAGAGCAATGGTGGGAGTGCTCACCAAGCGTATGATCCACAAAGCAATGGAAAGAGCACAATAA
- a CDS encoding aerobic carbon-monoxide dehydrogenase large subunit, with protein MIKCDTPKEIGGMGHSMKRKEDDRFIQGKGNYVDDIKLPGMLYMDIVRSPYAYAKIKKINTDAAMAIDGVVAVVDGKALEQYNLHWMPTLMSDTQMVLPTDTVMYQAQEVCAVIATSRYAARDGKEAVIVEYEPMKPLMDPYKALNDDAPLLRPDKEGKTDNHIWNWKAGDKEKTDKVFEEADVTVKEQMHIPRIHVASIETCGCVADYDKVNNHLTMYMTTQAPHAIRTVIALVAGHVGLTEEKIRVISPDIGGGFGGKVPVYPGYVIAIAVSFLVGKPVKWIEDRSENLQADSFARDYHITAEMAATKEGKILATRFKILADHGYTDASANPSKFPTGLYSIGTGSYDYGASYMEADAVYTNKPPGGVAYRCSFRVTEAVHAIERITDRLALEIGKDPAQLRMENFIKKEDFPWKSPTGWEYDSGDYHAGLQKAMDAVGYDELRKEQAEKRAKGELMGIGISTFTEIVGAGPSKDFDILGIKMFDSAEIRVHPTGKAIARFGTKSQGQGHETTYAQIIAQELGIPMEHIQVEEGDTDTAPYGLGTYASRSTPTAGAAAAVAARKLRDKAKKIAAYLLEVSEEDLEWEPGKFFVKGAPEKSKTIQELVFAAYTNHPQGMEAGFETTHYYDPPNLTFPSGAYICVVDIDKETGQIDVRRFVAIDDCGNIINPMIVQGQVHGGLTQGIAPAMYESLIYDDDGNILNGTFMDYLVPTAVESPSWETGHTVTPSPHHPIGAKGVGESPTVGAPPAIANAIVDAMSHLGVTHMEIPITPFKVWKTLKEKGAI; from the coding sequence ATGATAAAATGTGATACTCCCAAGGAAATTGGAGGAATGGGGCACTCTATGAAGAGAAAAGAGGACGACCGTTTCATCCAGGGAAAAGGGAATTACGTAGATGATATCAAATTGCCAGGCATGCTCTACATGGACATCGTTAGAAGTCCCTATGCCTACGCAAAAATAAAAAAGATCAATACCGATGCCGCCATGGCAATCGATGGGGTTGTTGCAGTTGTAGATGGTAAGGCTTTGGAGCAATACAATCTCCACTGGATGCCTACCCTTATGTCGGATACCCAAATGGTACTGCCTACCGATACGGTAATGTATCAGGCTCAGGAAGTTTGTGCGGTGATCGCCACCAGCCGTTATGCAGCTCGTGATGGAAAGGAAGCTGTCATCGTCGAATACGAACCGATGAAGCCTTTGATGGATCCATATAAAGCGCTGAATGATGATGCTCCCCTACTCCGCCCGGATAAGGAAGGAAAAACAGATAACCATATCTGGAATTGGAAAGCTGGAGATAAAGAAAAAACCGATAAGGTTTTTGAAGAAGCAGATGTGACCGTTAAAGAGCAGATGCACATTCCTCGTATCCACGTTGCTTCTATTGAAACTTGTGGCTGTGTAGCAGATTATGACAAGGTCAATAATCATCTGACCATGTATATGACTACACAGGCTCCTCACGCCATTCGTACAGTGATTGCACTTGTTGCAGGACATGTAGGATTGACAGAAGAAAAAATCCGCGTGATCTCTCCAGATATTGGAGGAGGTTTCGGAGGAAAAGTACCGGTCTATCCCGGCTATGTGATTGCTATTGCAGTTTCTTTCCTCGTAGGTAAGCCCGTTAAATGGATCGAAGATAGAAGCGAAAACCTCCAGGCAGACTCTTTTGCACGTGATTATCACATCACCGCTGAGATGGCCGCTACCAAAGAAGGAAAAATCCTCGCGACTCGTTTCAAAATCCTGGCTGACCACGGATATACAGATGCTTCAGCGAATCCTTCCAAGTTCCCTACGGGATTGTATTCAATTGGTACGGGATCGTATGATTATGGCGCTTCATATATGGAAGCAGATGCGGTTTATACCAATAAACCCCCAGGTGGTGTTGCCTACCGTTGTTCTTTCCGTGTAACGGAAGCCGTACATGCCATTGAGCGTATCACCGATCGTCTTGCACTTGAGATCGGTAAAGATCCCGCTCAGCTCCGTATGGAGAACTTCATCAAAAAAGAAGACTTCCCCTGGAAATCTCCTACAGGTTGGGAATATGACTCTGGAGACTACCATGCAGGCCTTCAGAAGGCTATGGATGCAGTCGGTTATGATGAATTGAGAAAAGAGCAGGCTGAGAAAAGAGCCAAAGGCGAATTGATGGGAATCGGCATATCTACTTTCACAGAAATTGTAGGTGCAGGACCCTCTAAAGACTTTGACATTCTTGGAATCAAAATGTTTGACTCTGCTGAGATTCGTGTGCACCCGACAGGTAAAGCCATTGCCCGCTTTGGTACAAAATCTCAGGGACAAGGGCATGAAACTACTTATGCACAGATCATCGCTCAGGAACTGGGTATTCCTATGGAACACATCCAGGTCGAAGAAGGTGATACAGATACCGCTCCTTATGGATTGGGAACCTATGCAAGTAGATCTACCCCGACTGCAGGAGCTGCTGCTGCTGTTGCTGCGAGGAAGCTTCGCGACAAGGCGAAAAAAATCGCTGCATATCTATTAGAAGTTAGTGAAGAAGACCTGGAGTGGGAGCCTGGTAAATTCTTTGTGAAAGGTGCTCCTGAGAAGTCCAAGACGATACAGGAACTGGTTTTCGCAGCCTATACCAACCATCCTCAGGGCATGGAAGCTGGTTTCGAAACCACACATTATTATGATCCACCCAACCTGACTTTCCCTTCAGGTGCATATATCTGTGTAGTTGACATAGATAAGGAAACGGGCCAGATCGATGTTCGTCGCTTTGTAGCAATTGATGACTGTGGTAATATCATCAATCCGATGATTGTACAGGGACAGGTACATGGAGGCTTGACTCAGGGGATTGCTCCGGCAATGTATGAGTCGCTTATTTATGATGATGATGGAAACATCCTCAATGGTACATTCATGGACTACCTGGTACCTACTGCAGTAGAGTCTCCAAGTTGGGAAACGGGTCATACCGTAACTCCTTCTCCTCACCACCCAATAGGTGCAAAAGGCGTAGGGGAATCTCCAACGGTTGGTGCACCTCCTGCGATTGCCAATGCAATTGTAGATGCGATGTCTCACCTGGGAGTTACCCATATGGAAATTCCAATTACTCCATTTAAAGTCTGGAAGACTTTGAAAGAAAAAGGAGCGATCTAA
- a CDS encoding SRPBCC family protein has protein sequence MKTTINKVFTIEDTADRVWEHLSDPHKIVPCVPGASLTEQVDDDNYKGEVSLKFGPVKAKYSGEIHFQERDNAARKMVMQGKGLDSKGKGSADMLMNGIVSEVDGKTEVNCTMEVTITGMLAQFGARLINDVTDTVFDQFVGNFQDLLAGREVDNSISAGSMIKGMFGKKK, from the coding sequence ATGAAGACTACCATCAATAAAGTTTTTACAATTGAAGATACTGCGGACAGAGTTTGGGAACACCTGAGTGATCCTCATAAAATTGTTCCTTGTGTTCCGGGTGCTTCTCTTACCGAACAGGTAGATGATGACAATTATAAAGGAGAAGTGAGTCTGAAATTTGGTCCTGTTAAGGCTAAATATTCAGGTGAAATTCATTTTCAGGAAAGAGATAATGCTGCCAGGAAAATGGTTATGCAAGGGAAAGGGCTCGATTCTAAAGGAAAAGGAAGTGCCGATATGTTGATGAATGGAATTGTATCTGAGGTGGATGGCAAAACAGAAGTTAACTGTACCATGGAAGTTACCATTACAGGGATGCTGGCCCAATTTGGTGCCCGCCTCATCAATGATGTTACGGATACTGTTTTCGATCAGTTTGTAGGTAATTTTCAGGATCTGTTGGCAGGAAGAGAAGTTGATAATAGTATTAGTGCCGGATCTATGATCAAAGGCATGTTTGGTAAGAAGAAATAA